A single window of Arachis duranensis cultivar V14167 unplaced genomic scaffold, aradu.V14167.gnm2.J7QH unplaced_Scaffold_74099, whole genome shotgun sequence DNA harbors:
- the LOC110277340 gene encoding LOW QUALITY PROTEIN: uncharacterized protein LOC110277340 (The sequence of the model RefSeq protein was modified relative to this genomic sequence to represent the inferred CDS: inserted 2 bases in 1 codon; deleted 4 bases in 2 codons; substituted 4 bases at 4 genomic stop codons), with amino-acid sequence MSVFLGHRRNIDRVDDGTKNSPXIQLFRTRSLASHTQVLSEPCNKVFRLCNRREAXLWIPPPCLQKXMDQKGAGFYFRAGREVKAIXDCPPGKEERKRVLSQSRGGWLGSWYHEPSVPHIYPEASVVHRFHRMLLSLGKDRVSVQLCFGCFAIIDRPSSRSFPVHSLYISDTLLGRTRWEGSSPSLCPADHSAGILHSRLRLTATRGWSCRYVSLSGSLAPPVISFYDMLLSSPYSLCNXVISASLRVSTSERNGGLHSVSPRSPSKRSE; translated from the exons ATGAGCGTGTTCTTGGGCCATCGTAGAAACATAGATAGGGTCGACGACGGAACGAAGAACTCACCCTAGATACAGCTTTTTCGTACACGTTCACTTGCATCACATACACAAGTGCTCTCTGAACCGTGCAATAAGG TTTTTAGGTTATGCAATAGACGGGAGGCTTAGCTCTGGATCCCCCCTCCCTGCTTGCAGAAATGAATGGATCAGAAGGGGGCTGGGTTCTATTTCCGGGCCGGGCGGGAGGTGAAGGCCAT AGATTGCCCTCCCGGTAAGGAAGAGAGGAAAAGGGTGCT TTCTCAAAGCAGAGGAGGCTGGTTGGGCAGCTGGTACCACGAGCCCTCTGTCCCACACATCTATCCAGAAGCAAGTGTAGTTCACCGGTTCCACCGAATGCTCCTATCTCTCGGCAAAGATCGTGTGAGTGTGCAGTTATGCTTCGGATGCTTCGCCATA ATAGATCGACCCAGTTCCCGTTCTTTTCCGGTGCACTCGCTTTATATCTCCGACACACTA CTAGGAAGGACGCGGTGGGAAGGAAGCAGCCCTAGCCTCTGTCCGGCCGATCATTCCGCTGGCATCTTGCATTCACGCCTCCGTTTGACTGCCACTCGGGGATGGAGTTGTAGATACGTTAGTCTTAGCGGATCGTTGGCTCCGCCTGTTATCTCCTTCTACGACATGCTGTTGTCGTCGCCATATTCCTTATGTAACTAAGTCATCTCTGCCTCGCTGCGGGTCAGCACCTCCGAAAGAAACGGAGGACTTCATTCAGTGAGTCCGCGATCGCCCTCTAAACGATCAGAATAA